One segment of Castanea sativa cultivar Marrone di Chiusa Pesio chromosome 3, ASM4071231v1 DNA contains the following:
- the LOC142626888 gene encoding galactinol synthase 2-like, producing the protein MAPNITTTTTTTVTTEPVSMPSKAYVTFLAGNGDYVKGVVGLAKGLRKVKTKYPLVVAILPDVPEDHREILVSQGCIVREIEPVYPPENQTQFAMAYYVINYSKLRIWEFVEYSKMIYLDGDIQVFENIDHLFDLPDNQFYAVMDCFCEKTWSNTPQHKIGYCQQCPDKVNWPAELGPKPPLYFNAGFFVYEPNLSTYHKLLETLQVTSPTTFAEQDFLNMFFKDIYKPISPVYNLVLAMLWRHLENIEFDKVKVVHYCAAGSKPWRYTGEEENMDREDIKLLVKKWWDIYNDESLDYKNTLASVKAKAGVEKNGFKRFLTAVSETVGHYINAPSAA; encoded by the exons ATGGCTCCTaacatcaccaccaccaccaccaccactgtcACCACTGAACCTGTTAGCATGCCTAGCAAGGCCTATGTCACTTTTTTGGCTGGTAACGGGGATTATGTGAAAGGTGTCGTTGGCTTAGCCAAGGGCCTGAGAAAGGTCAAGACCAAGTACCCTCTAGTGGTTGCTATATTGCCTGATGTCCCTGAGGACCACCGTGAAATATTGGTTTCACAAGGGTGCATAGTGAGGGAGATTGAGCCAGTGTATCCACCTGAGAACCAAACCCAGTTTGCCATGGCCTACTATGTCATCAACTACTCTAAGCTACGTATTTGGGAG TTTGTGGAGTACAGCAAGATGATTTACCTAGACGGAGACATTCAAGTGTTTGAAAACATTGATCACCTCTTTGACTTACCAGACAACCAGTTTTATGCTGTAATGGACTGCTTTTGTGAGAAAACATGGAGCAACACTCCACAACACAAGATTGGCTATTGTCAGCAGTGCCCTGACAAAGTCAATTGGCCTGCTGAGCTTGGCCCCAAGCCTCCCCTCTACTTCAACGCTGGATTCTTTGTGTATGAGCCTAACCTATCCACATACCACAAGCTCCTTGAGACCCTTCAAGTTACCTCTCCTACAACTTTTGCTGAGCAG GACTTTTTGAATATGTTCTTCAAAGATATTTACAAGCCAATTTCTCCAGTTTACAATCTTGTGCTTGCTATGTTATGGCGCCATCTAGAGAACATTGAGTTTGATAAAGTCAAAGTTGTTCACTATTGTGCTGCG GGCTCTAAGCCATGGAGGTACACTGGTGAGGAAGAGAACATGGACAGGGAAGACATCAAGTTGCTAGTGAAAAAATGGTGGGACATATATAATGATGAGTCATTGGACTACAAGAACACATTGGCTTCTGTAAAGGCTAAAGCTGGTGTTGAGAAAAATGGCTTCAAACGATTCTTGACAGCAGTGTCCGAGACTGTTGGTCACTACATTAATGCCCCATCTGCTGCTTAG
- the LOC142626994 gene encoding galactinol synthase 2-like, translated as MAPNITTTTTTTVTTEPVSMPSKAYVTFLAGNGDYVKGVVGLAKGLRKVKTKYPLVVAILPDVPEDHREILVSQGCIVREIEPVYPPENQTQFAMAYYVINYSKLRIWEFVEYSKMIYLDGDIQVFENIDHLFDLPDNQFYAVMDCFCEKTWSNTPQHNIGYCQQCPDKVHWPAELGPKPPLYFNAGFFVYEPSLSTYHDLLETLQVTPPTTFAEQDFLNMFFKDIYKPISPVYNLVLAMLWRHPENIDFNKVKVVHYCAAGSKPWRYTGEEENMDREDIKLLVKKWWDIYNDESLDYKNTLASVEAKVGVEKNGLKRFLTAVSEAVGHYINAPSAA; from the exons ATGGCTCCTaacatcaccaccaccaccaccaccactgtcACCACCGAACCTGTTAGCATGCCTAGCAAGGCCTATGTCACATTTTTGGCAGGTAATGGTGACTATGTGAAAGGTGTGGTTGGCTTAGCCAAGGGCTTAAGAAAGGTCAAGACCAAGTACCCACTAGTGGTTGCGATATTGCCTGATGTCCCTGAGGACCACCGTGAAATATTGGTTTCACAAGGGTGCATAGTGAGGGAGATTGAGCCTGTGTACCCACCTGAGAACCAAACCCAATTTGCCATGGCCTACTATGTCATCAACTACTCCAAGCTTCGTATTTGGGAG TTTGTGGAGTACAGCAAGATGATTTACCTAGATGGAGACATTCAAGTGTTTGAAAACATTGACCACCTCTTCGACTTACCAGACAATCAGTTCTATGCTGTAATGGACTGCTTTTGTGAGAAGACATGGAGCAACACTCCACAACACAACATTGGCTACTGCCAGCAGTGCCCTGACAAAGTCCACTGGCCTGCTGAGCTTGGCCCCAAGCCTCCCCTCTACTTCAATGCTGGGTTCTTTGTGTATGAGCCTAGTCTATCCACATACCATGATCTTCTTGAGACCCTTCAAGTTACCCCTCCTACAACTTTTGCTGAGCAG gattttttaaatatgttctTCAAGGATATTTACAAGCCAATCTCTCCAGTTTACAATCTTGTGCTTGCCATGCTATGGCGGCATCCAGAGAACATTGACTTTAACAAAGTTAAAGTTGTTCATTATTGTGCTGCG GGCTCTAAGCCATGGAGGTACACTGGTGAGGAAGAGAACATGGACAGGGAAGACATTAAGTTGTTAGTGAAGAAATGGTGGGACATATATAATGATGAGTCACTGGACTACAAGAACACATTGGCTTCTGTAGAGGCTAAAGTTGGTGTTGAGAAAAATGGCTTGAAACGGTTCTTGACAGCAGTGTCCGAGGCTGTTGGTCACTACATTAATGCCCCATCTGCTGCTTAG